The Dyadobacter sandarakinus DNA window CACTGAAATTGCAAGCCTTGTATGGCCCGATGGTGCGCTCGGGAAAAGGAATGGAACAGACAATCGGCGCATTGACGACCAACGGTTCGCTCTGCCTGACCAATACGAGCGATACACCCATTCCCGGCTTGCTGCTGGAAATAGAGCAGATTCTGGAAAAGGCTTGTGAGGAAAACGTGGTCACGAAGACTGCATGTTCTTTTCGATAAGCATGCGCAAACGCTCATCGTTCTCATCGCCCCACTGTCCGATGGCGCCGATGACGGGAATGAGTGATTTCCCAAAATCGGTGAGATAGTATTCGACTTTTGGAGGCACGACGGGATAAATGATTTTCCCCACCAGCTCGTGATTTTCGAGCTCTTTCAATTGCACATTCAACACCCGGCGGGATGCATCGGGAATTTTCCGTTGCAGCTCGCTGGGGCGTTGATGGCCCTGGTGGATAAACCACAAAAGCCGGATCTTCCACTTGCCGTAGAGCACTTCCCCGATCAGGTCGAGTCCGCAGTTTAGGTTGGGCATTGTCTTTCTTTCGTACATATTACAAAGGTAAATATATGCCCCCAGCAGTTCAATAGGGATAAATTTATCCCTATCTGAATCGTAAGTTCGTACTTGTCAGCGCTGGTTGTACTCCCGAATTTTGTCCTACACAAAACAATAAAGGACATGGATTTCAACTTTGAAAATGAACTGAAAGACAAGATTGCGCTGGTAACCGGCGGTACCAAAGGCGCCGGAAAAGCCATTGCCGAGCGGCTTCTGAAAGCAGGCGCAACGGTCATTGTTACTGCCAGAAATCAGCCGGAAGAGCAACCCCACAATATCCATTTTATCGCCGCCGATTTGAGCAAACCGGAAGGCACCCAGAAAGTGGTTGAAGAAATTCACAAGCAATTCGGTCGGCTGGATATCCTGATTAACAACCTGGGTGCGTCGGAAACGCCGGGTGGCGGCTTTGCAGTGCTGACCGACGAACAATGGGAAGAGACACTTCAAACCAATCTGCTGGCGCCCGTGCGACTGGATCGCGGATTCCTGCCCGACATGATCGCGCGCCGCGCCGGGGTGATCATTCACATTGCGTCCATTCAGGCAAAACTGCCTTTGTACGAATCCACATTGCCCTACGCCGCAGCCAAAGCAGGATTGGTTAATTACAGCAAAAGCTTATCTAATGAAGTTACGCCGAAAGGCGTGCGTGTGCTTACCGTTTCGCCGGGCTGGATCATGACTACCTCGTCCGTCCGGATGATGGAGCGCATTGCCGAAAGCACAGGGGGCACAATGGAAGAAGCGGAAAAAAGCGTCATGGACGCGCTGGGCGGCATTCCGTTCGGCAGAGCGGCGTGGCCGGAAGAAGTTGCGGAGCTGGTCGGTTTCCTGGTTTCACCAAGAGCAGCTTACCTCACCGGCACAGAATATGTGGTTGACGGCGGCACGGTCCGTACGATTTAAGGCAAGTATCTTTCAAATTTTATCAATACAAAATCGAGTTCTGATTTACTTAATATTTAAACAATCATGAAACTTCCGGAAAATATCGCGGGCTTTATTCAGGCGCAAAACGAGGCTGACAGCACTGCATTCGCCAATTACTTTACAGAACAGGCTATCGTTTCCGACGAGGACTCTTCTTACACCGGCAGATCTGAAATCAAACAATGGATCGAAGAGGCAATCGAGAAATATAAGATGCAATCGAAAGTCATTGATTTCAAACAAACCGGCTCAAAAGGTACGCTGATCGTAGAAGCAAGCGGCGACTTCCCCGGCAGCCCGGGCGTGATGCATTATCATATGGAGTTCGATGGCGAGCTGATCCGTTCGCTGCGCATTACGGGTTAACAGCAGATTGTAGATCAAAAAAGGGACTGACACCGCAGTCCCTTCATTTTTAAACCTTGTCTCCCAACTTCTGAAATCCCTCCACAAGTAAGTTCACATCAAAAAGCGCCGACTTCTCAGCCGTACCAAACGGAACATCCGAATGATAGATCGCCAGATCATGGATCACTTTCAGCGAATGCGCGAGCTCCTTGTAGCCCTGACATTCAATGAGGTACCAGAACTCGGCTTGTGACTGCGTCAGCGGATCGCCGACATTTGATGCGTGACATGCATCGTGCGTTGGGTTGACTGAATTTGCATTCGAGTCGATTCCTTCTTCATTCGTTAAAGTTTGCATATGACCATGAAAAAGAGTGAAAAATAAGGAGAGGTCACCGCAAACTTTAACGAATGAAACTACATCGGTCAGGTCTCGGGACTTGCACCCGTATGCCTCTCCAGGACCATTTTGGTCTGACATTTGAAAATAGTTTCATAAGAATTGTATTAAAGTTTGCGGGGTAAATATAGGAGAAAGTTTTGGATGGTAAAGTGCTGCAAGTTCACAGGCATAGCGCATCTGTGTATTTCTATTGGGTCAATACAAAGTCTACAAAGAGATAAAAGCAACCTTGAAATAATTGACAGCAGCTTTAAACTTCCAGGCAACATCATATACTCAGCCAGTTCCATCTGTCTTCCTCACCGCAGGATAATCCACCGAAGTATTTACCGAGCGTACTTCTATATTGGGTTCAAACAAACTGGAAATATGGAGAAGCAGATTGAGATTTATGAAAGTGCTGATGGCGGAGTTCAGATGGAGGTGTCGGTAAAAGATGGATCTATTTGGCTGAGTCAAAAACAGATTGCCGCATTGTTTGGCACGGAAGTACCTGCAATCAGCAAGCATATCCGGAACATATTTAATAGTAATGAATTGGTGCGAGAGGCAACTGTTTCCAAAATGGAAATAGTTGCGATGGAAGGAAAAAGGCATGTTTCCAGGGAACTGGAAGCGTATAACCTGGATATGATTCTGTCAATCGGCTACCGCGTCAATTCCGGCAAGGCTACCCAATTCCGAATCTGGGCGACCCAGCGGCTCAAAGACTATCTCGTCCAGGGCTATTCTATTAATGAACAGCGGCTTGCGCAGAAAAACCAGCAGGTGCAAACTTTGAAAGACGGAATACGGATTCTGAGCCGCGCGATTGAATACAAAGTTGACGACGCAGACACAAGCTGGCTAGCACATTTTGCAAAGGGGCTCGAATTGCTCGACGATTACGATCATGAAGCATTGGACCAGAAAGGAATCAGCCAGCGAGCAGCGACATACCCCGATTTATCATCTTATCAAAGCATTATTGAAACCATGCGGCAGGATTTCAACTCCTCCGTATTTGGAAAAGAAAAGGACGATAGTTTCCGGAGTTCGGTGGCGCAGATCAGCAAAGGATTTGGGGAAATTGATTTCTATCCGTCCATCGAGGAAAAAGCGGCTACCTTACTCTACTTAATCATCAAAAACCACTCTTTTGTCGATGGGAATAAACGGATTGCGGCGGCTTGTTTTCTGCTTTTTCTGAAAGTAAATGGTTTGTTAAATCCGGGAGCAAACGCGATTATCAGCAACGAAGCACTCGCAAGTCTTACACTATTCGCCGCAGCCAGCAAGCCGGAGGAAATGGAGACTGTGAAGAAGTTGATTGTGAGTGTTTTGAATAGGAATCAGTAGCGGCTACTATTTATAAAGTTCGCGGGGCTTTGCTATCTATTCACTAATACATGAACCTTCCAAGTTACAATACAGTCGCTTATGCCGAAAACGCCTTTCGTTTTTATAGTAAAGGCAACCACAACATGCTGATTGCTATCGTGAAGCTTCCCGAGAATGACAATGCATACAATCTGGGCTTTGGCGTTTGGGATCGTCAGACCAATAAGATTGATGATAAAATGTTGGTCAATAATGGTGACCGCGATATGATCCTGGCCACCGTGGCGAAAAAGGCACTTGAATACATTGACACACACCCGGGAATAAAGCTTTTAGCAACTGGTTCCGTCAGGAAGAAGGAAGGTTCGGACGGGTTCGAAATGCGACTGAGAACGCGCTTATACCAAATGGGCATCAACCAACATTATGACTATCTGGTGCAGCGCTACAACATTGAAGGTTTTAAAGCTGTCAAAAATAAGAAAGGTGATATTGAAGGAAATTGGCCGGCATGGAAGGGTGAATGGTTTCCCTTTGAGAAAGGTACCAACTATGATGCATTTTCGTTAAGTTTGAAAAGATGATATATTGATAATCAACAAGAGAGATCAACATGGCAACTCAAACGACAAAAAATCAAAAAGTAAGACAGACAAAAGCGGTTGAGTTCTTGATTGGAAATAAATCGTTTGTCTCCCCCGCTAAGACTTTCGTAATGCCTGATTTGTTTGTTAACCAAGCAAAAGATATGGCCGATTTTTTAAAGAAAAATCCACTTCCGCGTGGCAATCAGTGATTTAATCTGGTCTTTGCACATTACTGGCTAAGCTCAGAGCTTCAATACATCCCTACTTTCATAGGATTTCAGACCAGGATACAGCTACAAACGTGTGCCGAAGTCCAAGCTTATAATTCGCGTTTATAAATGTTCATGCTTTCCAGACTCACAATAAGAATCGCCACTATTATTCTCCTGTTTATTTCAACGTACACCCAGGCGCAAAACAAGACTCATTTAAATACTGACGAGCTTTCCCAGCGCACCAAACCCGCCCCTGAAAGCGTCTTCAAAATGTTCCGCGAAGCCGGAATGCAGCCGGTTAACCACATTCTGACAAAAGCTGAAAATGAAAGAGTAAGCAAGGCATTTGCCTTATTACCGCCGCTGCACCAGCGCATTTTGAGAGATCATTTATTCAGCATCAGCTTCATGGACAATATGCCGAACACGGCATTGACTTCGCCGGTCGATTCGGTTGGCGGCAAGAAAATGTTCAACATTACATTCCGGGCAGGTATATTAAATGAGACGATTTCGGAATGGGCTACTTGGAAAGAAAATTCGTGTTTCAAACCGGACGATACGCATTATAAAGTGCACGTGGAAGCGGGCACGATGGATGCATTTTTGTATGTGCTTTTGCACGAATCCACGCATGTGCTGGATGCGATGATACAGATCACGCCGCATTACAGCGAAAATGATTCGATTATTGCACCTACCCCATTTACAAAGGAGATTTGGCGACTGTCAAATGTACCTGAGCCGCCATTCGTGGATTCTCTTCTGGAACAAACGCGTTTCCGCAGCGGCAAGCCGGTTTCCAATACTCTGGCTCCGGAAGTATATGCAAGACTTTCAAAGACGCCTTTTCCTTCTTTATATGCCACGGCAGCATGGTCTGAGGACATTGCCGAGCTGGCGACCATTTATCACATGACCAGCCGATTGAAGCAGCCTTATTATATTGTGGTTACCAGAAACAATGTAGAAGTCGCACGCTTTGAGCCGATGAAAAATGCATTGGTCAGGAGCCGTTTGAGTCAGCTTTCGACATTTTACAAGTGACAATTTCGCCTTCCGGGATTCCATCCGGGAAAAATGTACAAGGCGGATGGACTTTTATCCATTCTTCCCGGGGGCAAAACCCACCACCTTTGTCATGTCGAAACGAAATGACAATCTGCTAATGGTTAGCAGATTAACTCCAAAACTCAAACTTACTGCTCACATGAAAACGCTTACGCTGGCCATCGCCCTTGTATTCACATTGATCCAAAGCCAAATCACTTTTGCACAAACACGCAAGCCCGCATCACTGGGAAGAGAAGAATACATTGAAGTAGAGAAAAATGTAAAACTGCACGTGATCGACCTTGGTGAAGGTCAGCCTGTGGTACTCATCCACGGGTGGCCACTGAACAATGAGATGTACGAATACCAATATCAATATCTGGTTGATAAAGGGTTCAGGGTGATCGGTATTTCCCTCCGTGGGTTCGGAAAATCGGACAGGCCTTATGGAAAATATGACTTTGATACCTTCTCCGACGACATTAAAGTGGTATTGGAAAAACTGAAAATTGAGAACGCAACATTGGGCGGATTTTCATTGGGAAGCGCCGTGACGCTCCATTTTGTTACCAAATACAAAGGTGCCCACATCAGCAAGCTGGCCTTATTCGGTGCAACCGGACCGTCGTGGAAACAGCGTGAAGGTTATCCCTACGGCATCACCGACCAGGGTGCGGCTGACCTTATCCTGCAAACCAAAACCAACCGCCAGCAACTGGTAGCCGGCTTCGGACAAGGCTTTGCCGGACAGGAAGGCAGCCTTTCGAAGGAATCGCTTCACTGGCTGGAAAGCATCAACCTGAACGCATCACCCTACGCTACAACCCAGGCGATCAGCGCGTTGCGTGACCTAGACCTGCGCCCTGAGCTGGCCCAAATCAAAATACCCGTCGCCTTATTCCACGGTGTGAATGACAAGCTGTGTGCTTTCACCAACTCGGAGCAGCTGCAAAAAGCGATCAAAGGTTCGTACATCGTGAAATTTGAAAAAAGCGGACACGGCTTGTTCCTGGAAGAAATGGATAAATTTAACTCCGAGCTCGAAAAATTTGCAAGGATGTAAATACATGACAAAAGCTGTGAGGTTTTCATTCTTCACAGCTTTTTCACCTTCATTTGAAAATAAAACAACATCAATCCCGAACTGCGTATATAGTCATGAGTACGAACGTTTTCAACAATAATTCTAAAACACTGGGGCTGCTGCAGGTTGGTCAGGCGCAAACGGATGTCATCAACGGACCCAGCTATAAAGAATACATCAAGATCCTTTACCTGCCCGCCGGTTACAGGCTCCGGGTAGATTTTGCGTGTTATGAAACCGAGCAGCCCACGCTTTTTTTCATTAGCCCGAATCAATATATCGAACTTGAAAAAGCGGGAGAAGAAAGCGGACATTTCATTTTCTATAACCGCGATTTCTACTGCATTCAGATTCACGATCAGGAAGTTGCGTGTGATGGTTTGCTTTTCAACAACATCCGTAATATGCCCAAAGTAGAGCTTCGGGAAGATGAATTCGCGTTTCTCAGCTATCTTTTCCAGGAAATGATCGGCGAATTTCAGTTGCAGGACAGCTCGCTGGAAGAAATGATGCGGACTTATCTCAAACAACTGCTGATCCGCGCCACGCGCTCCTGGAAAAGGCAGCACCTGACCCATGAAGTAACCGACCAGCAAAGTGACCTGGAATTTTTCCGCAAATTCACCCGGCTTGTGGAAGAGCATTACAAGTCCAAACACACCGTCGCGGATTACGCAGACCTGCTCTGTACAGCCCCGAAAACGATTACCCACAAATTCAACCGCCTGCGCCTTCCCCAGCCCAATGAAGTGATTAAGAACCGTATTATTCTGGAAGCAAAACGATTGCTGGCGCACACTTCGCTCACGGCCAAGGAAATTGCATACAACTTGGGTTACGATGATCCCGCCTATTTCAGCAGGCTGTTTATGGCCAAAACAGGCGAGTCACCGTCCGCTTTCCGGACGAACTTTGTGGCTTAGCAAATGCACGACAGCATTTACCTCCCAGCACGTCCCTACTCCGCTACCGCTACCTTGACAATCTCTGTAGCCGTCGCCGACTCGACTTTCAGAAGGTAAATACCCGGCTTCAAAGCATGGCCTGACAGATCGATAATTTCACTACCTGCGTGCTGAGGCGACCTGGTGATGGGAAAAGACCTGCCGGACTGATCAATGATGCGCATGGAAACCGGCCCTTCGTGCCGGCCGGAGATCCTGAATGCAAATTGCTTTCTCACGGGATTCGGGAACACGACGGAACCCTGATCCTTTTCTCGCAATGCCCTTTCCGGCTTGCGGACCTCGGCGGACTCCCTTGCACCATTCACAACTGGTCTGTTGGTAGTAATTACGAGCTGAGGCGGTGAGCCGGCAACATTTTCCCGGCTGTGAAACACCAGTTTCTTGTTGACAAATGTGGGATTCTTAACCACCAGGCTCACTACTTTGTCACCTGCCAGCTGCGACTGGACGAAGTTGGTGACATCTATTTCCCGGTATCCCGGATCGTCGTTCGTGGTGGCATGCGACAATTCCGTAAAGCTGTTCTTGGGCGCATTGTTGTAGGTAATGCCCGTTTCTGTCCAACTATCATTATCGACACTGAAAACAGAGGTATTCACCTCCATGGTACTCTCGACATTTACACCATAAATCCTGAGCCGGGCGGAGGTAATCTGCTGTATACCATTCAGCCCGAATTTCAGAAAGCTGTTGCGCGTGACATTGGATTCACCTGACTTCACGATCAGCTCCTGGGCGGTACCGAAATTTTCATCGGGAAAATCCGTGTACACGTAGGCATCAGCGATGGCGGGCAGTGCAACTGTATTTTTGATATAGGTAGCCGCAGGAAGAATTTCGATTGCCGCAACCGTGGGCAGGTCGGCAGTTCCGCTGGTAAAATTAAGGTTGATAGCGCCATCTGTGATCGTGACCGGGAAGACTTCTTCAATCGCCACACGCGGACCATTGCCTTTTGCATAAAGGTCGTACTG harbors:
- the rhuM gene encoding RhuM family protein, which codes for MEKQIEIYESADGGVQMEVSVKDGSIWLSQKQIAALFGTEVPAISKHIRNIFNSNELVREATVSKMEIVAMEGKRHVSRELEAYNLDMILSIGYRVNSGKATQFRIWATQRLKDYLVQGYSINEQRLAQKNQQVQTLKDGIRILSRAIEYKVDDADTSWLAHFAKGLELLDDYDHEALDQKGISQRAATYPDLSSYQSIIETMRQDFNSSVFGKEKDDSFRSSVAQISKGFGEIDFYPSIEEKAATLLYLIIKNHSFVDGNKRIAAACFLLFLKVNGLLNPGANAIISNEALASLTLFAAASKPEEMETVKKLIVSVLNRNQ
- a CDS encoding helix-turn-helix domain-containing protein, whose amino-acid sequence is MSTNVFNNNSKTLGLLQVGQAQTDVINGPSYKEYIKILYLPAGYRLRVDFACYETEQPTLFFISPNQYIELEKAGEESGHFIFYNRDFYCIQIHDQEVACDGLLFNNIRNMPKVELREDEFAFLSYLFQEMIGEFQLQDSSLEEMMRTYLKQLLIRATRSWKRQHLTHEVTDQQSDLEFFRKFTRLVEEHYKSKHTVADYADLLCTAPKTITHKFNRLRLPQPNEVIKNRIILEAKRLLAHTSLTAKEIAYNLGYDDPAYFSRLFMAKTGESPSAFRTNFVA
- a CDS encoding alpha/beta fold hydrolase, coding for MKTLTLAIALVFTLIQSQITFAQTRKPASLGREEYIEVEKNVKLHVIDLGEGQPVVLIHGWPLNNEMYEYQYQYLVDKGFRVIGISLRGFGKSDRPYGKYDFDTFSDDIKVVLEKLKIENATLGGFSLGSAVTLHFVTKYKGAHISKLALFGATGPSWKQREGYPYGITDQGAADLILQTKTNRQQLVAGFGQGFAGQEGSLSKESLHWLESINLNASPYATTQAISALRDLDLRPELAQIKIPVALFHGVNDKLCAFTNSEQLQKAIKGSYIVKFEKSGHGLFLEEMDKFNSELEKFARM
- a CDS encoding SDR family oxidoreductase → MDFNFENELKDKIALVTGGTKGAGKAIAERLLKAGATVIVTARNQPEEQPHNIHFIAADLSKPEGTQKVVEEIHKQFGRLDILINNLGASETPGGGFAVLTDEQWEETLQTNLLAPVRLDRGFLPDMIARRAGVIIHIASIQAKLPLYESTLPYAAAKAGLVNYSKSLSNEVTPKGVRVLTVSPGWIMTTSSVRMMERIAESTGGTMEEAEKSVMDALGGIPFGRAAWPEEVAELVGFLVSPRAAYLTGTEYVVDGGTVRTI
- a CDS encoding DUF6934 family protein — protein: MNLPSYNTVAYAENAFRFYSKGNHNMLIAIVKLPENDNAYNLGFGVWDRQTNKIDDKMLVNNGDRDMILATVAKKALEYIDTHPGIKLLATGSVRKKEGSDGFEMRLRTRLYQMGINQHYDYLVQRYNIEGFKAVKNKKGDIEGNWPAWKGEWFPFEKGTNYDAFSLSLKR
- a CDS encoding winged helix-turn-helix transcriptional regulator, whose protein sequence is MYERKTMPNLNCGLDLIGEVLYGKWKIRLLWFIHQGHQRPSELQRKIPDASRRVLNVQLKELENHELVGKIIYPVVPPKVEYYLTDFGKSLIPVIGAIGQWGDENDERLRMLIEKNMQSS
- a CDS encoding nuclear transport factor 2 family protein; amino-acid sequence: MKLPENIAGFIQAQNEADSTAFANYFTEQAIVSDEDSSYTGRSEIKQWIEEAIEKYKMQSKVIDFKQTGSKGTLIVEASGDFPGSPGVMHYHMEFDGELIRSLRITG